In Lemur catta isolate mLemCat1 chromosome 1, mLemCat1.pri, whole genome shotgun sequence, one DNA window encodes the following:
- the DHPS gene encoding deoxyhypusine synthase, whose amino-acid sequence MEGSPEGEAPAAALAAVLKHSSPLPPESAQVRGYDFNRGVDYRALLEAFGTTGFQATNFGRAVQQVNAMIEKKLEPLSQDEDQHADLTQSRRPLTGCTIFLGYTSNLISSGIRETIRYLVQHNMVDVLVTTAGGVEEDLIKCLAPTYLGEFSLRGKELRENGINRIGNLLVPNDNYCKFEDWLMPILDQMVLEQNTEGMKWTPSKMIARLGKEINNPESVYYWAQKNHIPVLSPALTDGSLGDMIFFHSYKNPGLVLDIIEDLRLINTQAIFAKCSGMIILGGGVVKHHIANANLMRNGADYAVYINTAQEFDGSDSGARPDEAVSWGKIRMDAQPVKVYADASLVFPLLVAETFAQKVDAFKPEKNED is encoded by the exons ATGGAGGGTTCCCCGGAGGGGGAGGCACCCGCGGCGGCGCTGGCCGCTGTGCTGAAGCACAGCTCGCCGTTGCCGCCTGAGAGCGCCCAGGTCCGGGGCTACGACTTCAACCGCGGCGTGGATTACCGCGCACTGCTGGAAGCCTTCGGCACCACTGGCTTTCAAGCAACCAACTTCGGGCGCGCGGTGCAGCAAGTCAACGCCATG ATCGAGAAGAAGCTGGAGCCGTTGTCGCAGGATGAAGACCAGCATGCAGACCTGACCCAGAGCCGCCGCCCACTCACCGGCTGCACCATTTTCCTGGGATATACATCCAACCTCATCAGTTCAGGCATCCGTGAGACCATTCGCTACCTCGTGCAGCACAACATG GTGGACGTGTTGGTGACCACAGCTGGAGGTGTGGAGGAGGATCTCATCAAGTGCCTGGCGCCCACATACCTGGGCGAGTTCAGCCTCAGAGGGAAGGAGCTCCGGGAGAATGGGATCAACAG GATTGGGAACCTACTGGTGCCCAATGACAATTACTGCAAGTTTGAGGACTGGCTGATGCCCATTCTGGACCAGATGGTGCTGGAGCAGAAcacagag GGCATGAAGTGGACACCTTCCAAGATGATCGCCCGGCTCGGCAAGGAGATCAACAACCCAGAGTCAGTGTATTACTGGGCCCAGAAG AACCACATCCCCGTGTTGAGCCCAGCACTTACAGATGGCTCACTGGGCGACATGATCTTCTTCCATTCCTACAAGAACCCGGGCCTGGTTCTGGACATCATTGAGG atCTGAGGCTCATCAACACTCAGGCTATCTTTGCCAAGTGCTCAGGGATGATCATCCTGGGCGGGGGTGTGGTCAAGCACCACATAGCCAACGCCAACCTCATG cgCAACGGAGCCGACTATGCTGTCTACATCAAcacagcccaggagtttgatggcTCTGACTCAGGCGCCCGGCCAGATGAGGCTGTCTCTTGGGGCAAGATCCGGATGGACGCACAGCCTGTGAAG GTCTATGCCGATGCCTCCTTGGTGTTCCCCCTGCTCGTGGCTGAAACCTTTGCCCAGAAGGTGGACGCCTTCAAGCCCGAGAAGAACGAGGACTGA
- the GNG14 gene encoding LOW QUALITY PROTEIN: putative guanine nucleotide-binding protein G(I)/G(S)/G(O) subunit gamma-14 (The sequence of the model RefSeq protein was modified relative to this genomic sequence to represent the inferred CDS: inserted 2 bases in 1 codon), protein MSSKVAVGSDIGQARQTVEQLRMEAGIDRVKVKVRAAXRQWGGEAGAHLGLADWLGPQVSKAAADLLQFCTEQGKSDPFLVGIPPATNPFKEKKPCAIL, encoded by the exons ATGTCCAGCAAGGTGGCCGTTGGCAGCGACATCGGGCAGGCCCGCCAGACAGTGGAGCAGCTGCGGATGGAGGCAGGCATCGACCGCGTGAAGGTGAAGGTCAGGGCGGC taggcagtggggaggggaggcaggtgcaCACCTGGGTTTGGCTGACTGGCTTGGTCCACAGGTATCCAAGGCGGCCGCCGACCTGCTGCAGTTTTGCACAGAGCAGGGCAAGAGCGACCCCTTCCTTGTGGGCATCCCACCCGCCACCAACCCCTTCAAGGAGAAGAAGCCCTGTGCCATCCTATGA